A single Brachionichthys hirsutus isolate HB-005 chromosome 17, CSIRO-AGI_Bhir_v1, whole genome shotgun sequence DNA region contains:
- the zbtb45 gene encoding zinc finger and BTB domain-containing protein 45 — protein sequence MAPGTETVHYIHLHNSSQSVLEALRTQRREGLFCDVTVRIHDASLRAHACVLAAGSPFFQDKLLLGHSEISVPPLVPAETVKQLVDFMYSGSLVVLQSQALCILTAASILQIKTVIDECTQIISQRKAAAGAASAAAAAAAAAAAAAGRGMLGAVLPKQEERGDGKGTDRSGGGSCSVGGAGGGGAYANFSNFMTECGGSNMSGGMGGAGVGVSEGGPGPMEQANTVSLMALGDMGPGAMCGADGLGSGASAILMKQSPSCTQDVRYKLRDLLAQTANGAGAGSAGNLSAGCSSGVGSVDSVGRDSLRGNATDLSDDLAAMERYSEEEDMDGRERGRDGDRDRGASHSRKQRQPLRLQVLGGEGVVVKDEGVQDTDGSVYALEDVRRAGVQEGSQETMASFGQNFYDEQGVFSESFWPQSDPPQPMAFNPRGRVNKPLTPPPATQSINNQLLFQYPVSQSQPAPFYVGGPMGGIDSMAGNQATQQQAPPPAAMTPAPPPSTTSCSAGPSPSSQGSETSFDCTHCGKSLRSRKNYSKHMFIHSGQKPHQCSICWRSFSLRDYLLKHMVVHTGVRAFQCTMCGKRFTQKSSLNVHMRTHRAERTFQCNVCHRAFTHRTLLERHALQHAPHHNPQGQDQGRGPDMTSPTKHSPPALGGPSGMAGAAGLVGGMASMPGHGATST from the exons ATGGCGCCCGGCACGGAGACCGTGCACTACATCCACCTCCACAACTCCAGCCAGTCGGTGCTGGAGGCGCTGCGGACGCAGCGGCGCGAGGGCCTCTTCTGCGACGTGACGGTTCGGATCCACGACGCCTCGCTCCGCGCCCACGCCTGCGTCCTGGCGGCCGGGAGCCCCTTcttccaggacaagctgctgctGGGCCACTCTGAAATCTCCGTCCCGCCGCTGGTTCCCGCGGAAACGGTGAAGCAGCTGGTGGATTTCATGTACAGCGGCTCGCTGGTGGTGCTGCAGTCGCAGGCGCTCTGCATCCTCACCGCCGCCAGCATCCTGCAGATCAAGACCGTCATCGACGAGTGCACGCAGATCATCTCTCAGAGGaaggcggcggcgggggcggcgAGCGCGgcggccgctgctgctgctgcggcggcggcggcggcggggcgAGGCATGCTGGGAGCAGTTCTCCCTAAACAAGAAGAGCGTGGCGATGGGAAAGGAACGGACCGAAGCGGAGGTGGAAGCTGTTCCGTCGGAGGCGCAGGTGGGGGCGGAGCTTATGCAAACTTCTCCAACTTCATGACAGAATGTGGAGGTAGTAACATGAGTGGGGGGATGGGCGGCGCCGGCGTCGGCGTCAGCGAGGGCGGCCCAGGCCCGATGGAGCAAGCTAACACCGTGAGCCTGATGGCGCTGGGCGACATGGGACCCGGCGCCATGTGCGGCGCCGATGGATTGGGCTCCGGGGCCAGTGCAATCCTCATGAAGCAGAGCCCCAGCTGTACTCAGGACGTCCGGTACAAGCTCCGGGACCTGCTGGCGCAGACGGCcaacggcgccggcgccggcagCGCGGGGAACCTCTCGGCGGGCTGCAGCTCCGGCGTGggcagcgtggacagcgtgggCAGGGACAGCCTCCGCGGCAACGCCACCGACCTCTCCGACGACCTGGCGGCGATGGAACGctacagcgaggaggaggacatggacgggagagagcgggggagagacGGAGACCGAGACAGGGGGGCGAGCCACAGCCGCAAGCAGAGGCAGCCGCTCAGACTCCAG GTGCTGGGAGGGGAGGGAGTGGTGGTGAAGGATGAGGGCGTGCAGGACACGGACGGCAGCGTCTACGCCTTGGAAGACGTGAGACGAGCCGGAGTGCAGGAGGGCTCGCAGGAAACCATGGCGAGCTTCGGACAG AACTTCTACGATGAACAGGGGGTCTTCTCAGAGAGCTTCTGGCCCcagagtgaccccccccagcccaTGGCTTTTAATCCCAGAGGAAGGGTCAACAAGcctctgactccgcctccagCGACACAGTCCATCAACAACCAG CTCCTGTTCCAGTACCCGGTGAGCCAGTCGCAGCCAGCGCCTTTCTATGTGGGCGGACCCATGGGTGGGATTGACAGCATGGCGGGGAACCAAGCCACTCAGCAGCAGGCTCCTCCCCCGGCAGCGATGACCccggccccgcctccctccaccacctcctgctccgccggcccctccccttcctcccagGGATCCGAGACCTCGTTCGACTGCACGCACTGTGGGAAATCTCTACGTTCCAGGAAGAACTACAGCAAGCACATGTTCATCCACTCCG GTCAGAAACCTCACCAGTGCTCCATCTGCTGGCGCTCCTTCTCCCTGCGCGACTACCTCCTCAAGCACATGGTGGTGCACACCGGCGTCAGGGCCTTCCAGTGCACCATGTGCGGCAAGCGCTTCACCCAGAAGAGCTCGCTCAACGTCCACATGCGCACCCACCGCGCCGAGCGCACCTTCCAGTGCAACGTGTGCCACCGGGCCTTCACCCACCGCACCCTGCTGGAGCGCCACGCCCTGCAGCACGCCCCCCACCACAACCCCCAGGGCCAAGACCAGGGGCGTGGTCCCGACATGACCTCACCGACCAAGCACAGCCCTCCGGCGCTAGGAGGGCCCTCAGGTATGGCTGGCGCGGCTGGCTTGGTTGGCGGCATGGCCAGCATGCCCGGCCACGGAGCTACCTCCACCTAG